Genomic DNA from Gimesia aquarii:
AGCGGGCAAATCGGCCCGAATCAGTTTGACTGCCTCAAAGACAAAATCGAGGCAGTTCATGTCAGCGATATCCGTCAGTCGATCCACCTGCGAAGCTTCTTCAATGGGATTATGAATGACGGGGCCTTCCCCTTTGAGATACTCCAAATTCAGGCCCATCGGTTCCAGAATCGGAAGTAAGTCGGCAAAGAGAATCGCAGCATCAACGCCCAGAACTCGCTGGGCAGTGAGTGTGACTTCCGCAGCCAGAGCAGGGGTTTTACACAGCTCAATAAAGGTCGTTTTACTGCGAACTGCCATGTATTCAGGCAGGTAGCGCCCCGCCTGTCGCATGATCCAAATTGGAGTGGTATCTACGGGCTCGCGGCGAACCGCCTTCATAAAACGACTATTTTGATAACTGGCAGTCTCAGCCATTTCGGAATTCATTTTTGATTCTTTCAGCTACGATTTTGATGAATGATCGTTGTGAGACTTATTTTAGCAGGAATTGAAGAGGACTGAAATTCTGGAGGGACCGGTTTCCCGGAAACAATACGATGCGGAATCGCAAATCAACGTTTTTTGGCTAAAATTTCAGGAGCCGCTTGAAGTGCGTCTTTTACCAGGGGCCCCATTTTCGGGGGACTGGCTTCAAAATCGACCGATAGGCCTGCCTGTTGTAATGCTTCCGAACAGGCGGGACCGACTGAGGCAATCATTGTGTGTGAAGCGGCTTGCAGCCATTTTTCAGCGGACTGTTCCACTTCCGCGATCTGTAAAACATGCGAGATCTGTTGCGCGCTGGTAAACATCAACACGTCGAATTCTGCTTGAATCGTGGCATGAACTGCGTTGCGTAAACCGCTTAAATCCTGTGGTAGAGCCCAGCGATAGACTGGCACTGGCAGCACTCGTGCCCCACGTGTGTGCAACTCATCGTAAAAATCCTGGACCGGTTTCCCATATTCTTGAATGGCAATCCGCTTGTCCGTCACTGAAAACCCCTGCTGATCCCAAATCGAGAGAATGTCATGCCAGGTATTCGGTTCGGGAGCTGTATAATGAATGGGGACTTCCCATTTTCGCAAAACGACTGTCGGTTTTGGCCCGCGGACAGTAACTGTTATATTTCGTAATGCTTCCAGAAACTGTTCACGTGGATAATCTACTTCCACTGCGTTCAGCAAGGCAGAGGCTCCGACACCCGTTAAAAAAACAATGACATCGATCTCATTTC
This window encodes:
- a CDS encoding uroporphyrinogen-III synthase, which encodes MMNTSGIRVCSFESRKSEAMRALIERNQAVPTLVHSMDEIPLENNEHVKAFCEKLFRNEIDVIVFLTGVGASALLNAVEVDYPREQFLEALRNITVTVRGPKPTVVLRKWEVPIHYTAPEPNTWHDILSIWDQQGFSVTDKRIAIQEYGKPVQDFYDELHTRGARVLPVPVYRWALPQDLSGLRNAVHATIQAEFDVLMFTSAQQISHVLQIAEVEQSAEKWLQAASHTMIASVGPACSEALQQAGLSVDFEASPPKMGPLVKDALQAAPEILAKKR